The following proteins are encoded in a genomic region of Cygnus olor isolate bCygOlo1 chromosome 11, bCygOlo1.pri.v2, whole genome shotgun sequence:
- the PIGB gene encoding GPI mannosyltransferase 3 isoform X1 → MPAGTGRDTGTGTDTHGRGKGRCRRRPAPEGREEPRWAARKKEAQPQRSRKRRAAASAPALAPPPPMEAAGGLLLPRGRPRRPEAVRLRKRRSVLYGAARGAAAQPGAGAAGGTSALTALAVAVRVLNCALVRTSFVPDEYWQSLEVAHRMAFSYGHLTWEWAQRLRGYSYPLLFASIYKALQLLGKDDVQLLIWVPRLVQAVLAAFADVKLYLLVRHLENAETAKYVYFCQLCSWFTWYSCTRTLTNTMETLLTIFALYYYPIKGSKMGSSCKYLTLIALAIAIRPTAAIPWIPLVFSHFLREQRKADLILHNCIPVGLVTLGISLIIDRVFFGEWVLVQLNFLKFNVLQNLGTFYGSHPWHWYLTQGLPIILSTHLPFFIHGCVLAPKRYRIFLMAVIWTVLVYSTLSHKEFRFIYPVLPFCMFFCGYSLKHLKAWKKSAASFLLVSNLLPALYTGLIHQRGTLDVMSHVQELCNDSNQSQAFVFIMMPCHSTPFYSHVHCPLKMRFLQCPPDLTGNESYIDEADVFYSNPLGWLNKEFYNDTLLPSHLIFFSVLEQEISSFLALKGYEKTATIFHTHVPQGRVGSHIYVYRKGLK, encoded by the exons ATGCCGGCGGGGACAGGGAGGGacacgggcacgggcacggaCACGCACGGACGAGGGAAGggccggtgccgccgccgccccgctcctgAAGGACGGGAGGAGCCCCGCTGGGCAGCGCGGAAGAAGGAAGCGCAGCCGCAGAGGTCGCGCaagcgccgcgccgccgcctcagccccagccctggcgcCGCCCCCGCCGATGGAGGCTGCCGgcgggctgctgctgccgcggggccggccgcgGCGGCCGGAGGCGGTGCGGCTCCGCAAGCGCCGGTCGGTGCTGTACGGGGCCGCCCGCGGAGCCGCCGCACAGCCCGGCGCCG GTGCTGCCGGCGGGACCTCGGCCCTGACGGCGCTGGCGGTGGCTGTGCGGGTGCTGAACTGCGCCCTGGTGCGGACCAGCTTCGTGCCGGACGAGTACTGGCAGTCGCTGGAGGTGGCGCACCGCATGGCGTTCAG CTATGGGCACCTCACCTGGGAGTGGGCGCAGCGCCTACGGGGCTATTCCTACCCGCTGCTCTTCGCGAGCATCTACAAAGCTTTGCAGCTCCTGGGTAAGGACGACGTTCAGCTGCTG ATATGGGTTCCTAGACTGGTACAAGCAGTTTTGGCAGCTTTTGCTGATGTGAAGCTTTATTTATTAGTGAGACACcttgaaaatgcagaaacagcGAAGTATGTG tacttCTGCCAGCTGTGTTCCTGGTTTACATGGTATTCCTGTACCAGAACTCTTACAAACACCATGGAAACTCTTCTTACCATTTTTGCCCTTTACTACTATCCAATAAAAGGTTCCAAGATGGGGAGCAG TTGCAAATATTTAACACTGATAGCACTTGCAATTGCTATCCGTCCCACCGCTGCTATCCCATGGATACCTTTGGTCTTCAGTCATTTTTTGCGAGAACAGAGGAAAGCAGACCTTATCCTGCACAACTGCATTCCAGTTGG attggTCACATTGGGAATCTCTTTAATAATTGACCGTGTGTTTTTTGGTGAG TGGGTACTGGTTCAGCTGAACTTCTTGAAATTCAACGTGCTGCAGAATTTGGGAACATTTTATGGTTCTCATCCTTGGCACTGGTACTTGACCCAGGGACTACCGATTATCTTGAGTACCCATCTGCCTTTCTTTATTCATGGCTGTGTGCTGGCGCCAAAAAGGTATCGCATCTTTCTAATGGCAGTGATCTGGACAGTGTTAGTATACAG TACATTGAGCCATAAAGAATTCAGGTTCATCTATCCAGTACTGccattttgcatgtttttttgcG GATATTCTTTAAAACACCTAAAAGCATGGAAGAAATCTGCAGCAAGCTTCCTGCTTGTATCAAACTTACTCCCAGCCCTGTATACAGGCTTGATTCACCAGAGAGGCACTCTTGATGTTATGAGTCACGTGCAGGAACTTTGTAACGACTCTAACCAGTCACAAGCTTTTGTCTTCATCATGATGCCATGCCACTCCACTCCATTTTACAG CCATGTTCACTGTCCTCTAAAAATGAGATTCCTTCAATGTCCCCCAGACCTAACTGGAAATGAAAGCTATATTGATGAAGCAGATGTGTTTTACTCCAATCCACTTGGCTGGCTTAATAAGGAGTTTTACAATGATACATTATTACCTAGTCACttgattttcttcagtgtgCTAGAACAG GAAATATCATCATTTCTAGCTTTAAAGGGCTATGAGAAAACAGCCACCATCTTTCACACTCACGTACCTCAAGGACGAGTTGGAAGCCATATCTACGTCTACAGAAAAGGACTGAAATGA
- the PIGB gene encoding GPI mannosyltransferase 3 isoform X2: MPAGTGRDTGTGTDTHGRGKGRCRRRPAPEGREEPRWAARKKEAQPQRSRKRRAAASAPALAPPPPMEAAGGLLLPRGRPRRPEAVRLRKRRSVLYGAARGAAAQPGAGAAGGTSALTALAVAVRVLNCALVRTSFVPDEYWQSLEVAHRMAFSYGHLTWEWAQRLRGYSYPLLFASIYKALQLLGKDDVQLLYFCQLCSWFTWYSCTRTLTNTMETLLTIFALYYYPIKGSKMGSSCKYLTLIALAIAIRPTAAIPWIPLVFSHFLREQRKADLILHNCIPVGLVTLGISLIIDRVFFGEWVLVQLNFLKFNVLQNLGTFYGSHPWHWYLTQGLPIILSTHLPFFIHGCVLAPKRYRIFLMAVIWTVLVYSTLSHKEFRFIYPVLPFCMFFCGYSLKHLKAWKKSAASFLLVSNLLPALYTGLIHQRGTLDVMSHVQELCNDSNQSQAFVFIMMPCHSTPFYSHVHCPLKMRFLQCPPDLTGNESYIDEADVFYSNPLGWLNKEFYNDTLLPSHLIFFSVLEQEISSFLALKGYEKTATIFHTHVPQGRVGSHIYVYRKGLK, encoded by the exons ATGCCGGCGGGGACAGGGAGGGacacgggcacgggcacggaCACGCACGGACGAGGGAAGggccggtgccgccgccgccccgctcctgAAGGACGGGAGGAGCCCCGCTGGGCAGCGCGGAAGAAGGAAGCGCAGCCGCAGAGGTCGCGCaagcgccgcgccgccgcctcagccccagccctggcgcCGCCCCCGCCGATGGAGGCTGCCGgcgggctgctgctgccgcggggccggccgcgGCGGCCGGAGGCGGTGCGGCTCCGCAAGCGCCGGTCGGTGCTGTACGGGGCCGCCCGCGGAGCCGCCGCACAGCCCGGCGCCG GTGCTGCCGGCGGGACCTCGGCCCTGACGGCGCTGGCGGTGGCTGTGCGGGTGCTGAACTGCGCCCTGGTGCGGACCAGCTTCGTGCCGGACGAGTACTGGCAGTCGCTGGAGGTGGCGCACCGCATGGCGTTCAG CTATGGGCACCTCACCTGGGAGTGGGCGCAGCGCCTACGGGGCTATTCCTACCCGCTGCTCTTCGCGAGCATCTACAAAGCTTTGCAGCTCCTGGGTAAGGACGACGTTCAGCTGCTG tacttCTGCCAGCTGTGTTCCTGGTTTACATGGTATTCCTGTACCAGAACTCTTACAAACACCATGGAAACTCTTCTTACCATTTTTGCCCTTTACTACTATCCAATAAAAGGTTCCAAGATGGGGAGCAG TTGCAAATATTTAACACTGATAGCACTTGCAATTGCTATCCGTCCCACCGCTGCTATCCCATGGATACCTTTGGTCTTCAGTCATTTTTTGCGAGAACAGAGGAAAGCAGACCTTATCCTGCACAACTGCATTCCAGTTGG attggTCACATTGGGAATCTCTTTAATAATTGACCGTGTGTTTTTTGGTGAG TGGGTACTGGTTCAGCTGAACTTCTTGAAATTCAACGTGCTGCAGAATTTGGGAACATTTTATGGTTCTCATCCTTGGCACTGGTACTTGACCCAGGGACTACCGATTATCTTGAGTACCCATCTGCCTTTCTTTATTCATGGCTGTGTGCTGGCGCCAAAAAGGTATCGCATCTTTCTAATGGCAGTGATCTGGACAGTGTTAGTATACAG TACATTGAGCCATAAAGAATTCAGGTTCATCTATCCAGTACTGccattttgcatgtttttttgcG GATATTCTTTAAAACACCTAAAAGCATGGAAGAAATCTGCAGCAAGCTTCCTGCTTGTATCAAACTTACTCCCAGCCCTGTATACAGGCTTGATTCACCAGAGAGGCACTCTTGATGTTATGAGTCACGTGCAGGAACTTTGTAACGACTCTAACCAGTCACAAGCTTTTGTCTTCATCATGATGCCATGCCACTCCACTCCATTTTACAG CCATGTTCACTGTCCTCTAAAAATGAGATTCCTTCAATGTCCCCCAGACCTAACTGGAAATGAAAGCTATATTGATGAAGCAGATGTGTTTTACTCCAATCCACTTGGCTGGCTTAATAAGGAGTTTTACAATGATACATTATTACCTAGTCACttgattttcttcagtgtgCTAGAACAG GAAATATCATCATTTCTAGCTTTAAAGGGCTATGAGAAAACAGCCACCATCTTTCACACTCACGTACCTCAAGGACGAGTTGGAAGCCATATCTACGTCTACAGAAAAGGACTGAAATGA